Genomic segment of Scardovia inopinata JCM 12537:
GATGACCCTTTTCATCACCCAAGGGGCGCTCTTTGCCGGCATCACCCTGATCGGGCTTATTGCTGCTGCCGGCAGGCTGATAGATGCCTTCCTGGATCCCTGGATTGGAGCCAAATCTGACTCCTGCAAGCATCGTCTGGGCCGACGGATGCCTTTTATGCGTTATGCAGCTGTCCCTTTTGGGCTGATCACCACCCTGGTCTTCGTTTCTCCCCTCAACCACATCTCCTGGATCAATGACATCACCCTTCTAATCCTTGTCCTGGCTTTTTACTTCTGCATGACCTGTTACTGTACTCCTTTCAACGCCCTGATACCTGAACTAGGACGGACTCAGGAGCTGAGAATCAACGTTTCAACCACTATTTCGATCACCTTCTTCTTCGGTACTGCCTTTGCCTATCTAGTGCCCAACATTGCTTCCCTCTTCACCCCGATCCTGGGAGTAGCAGGAGGTTTCAGAACAGCCATCGGTATCCTGTCTGTTATTGCTATCATCTGCATGCTGGTGCCTACCTTTACTATCAATGAAAAGGAATACGCCCAAACCACTCCGTCAACTTCCGGAGTCTGGAAAAGTCTGTCTAAAACCTTTAAAAATAAGGATTTCCAGGTTTTCATAGGATCTGATATTCTCTACTGGATTGCTCTGACTATTTTCCAGACCGGAATGCCTTTTTATGTCACTGTTCTCATGGGATTTTCCAGCAACATGACTTCCATCTTCTTTGTTGGTATGACTATCCTCTCCCTTTGC
This window contains:
- a CDS encoding MFS transporter, with amino-acid sequence MAEGTASPVAQSSQNDHINQPMRVEKHGDKKLATPKIIWSFAIGQLGWAILSGIVSNWLVYYYQPSAFMKKSGMTLFITQGALFAGITLIGLIAAAGRLIDAFLDPWIGAKSDSCKHRLGRRMPFMRYAAVPFGLITTLVFVSPLNHISWINDITLLILVLAFYFCMTCYCTPFNALIPELGRTQELRINVSTTISITFFFGTAFAYLVPNIASLFTPILGVAGGFRTAIGILSVIAIICMLVPTFTINEKEYAQTTPSTSGVWKSLSKTFKNKDFQVFIGSDILYWIALTIFQTGMPFYVTVLMGFSSNMTSIFFVGMTILSLCFYAPVNILAKRIGKKKLVAFAFFFFCLDFFITAFAGTLGIPSLAWAIVIAVLAAIPMAILGILPQAVLADIAEADSVISGENRQGMFYAARTFSMKLGQSLAMIIFTSVALLGTNGFGYRATALVATVLCLIGGAVFVAYKEKHVLATIDRQTSRNPA